One Arthrobacter sp. B3I4 genomic window, AAACTGGTGCCGCTGAACAGCGAACTGAACCACGGCGACTGGGTGGAGATCTTCACCTCCAAGGCAGAGGGGGCCGGACCCAGCCAGGACTGGCAGCACTTCGTCAAGAGCGCCCGGGCCCGCAACAAAATCCGGCAGTGGTTCAGCAAGGAACGCCGCGAAGAAGCGATCGACCGCGGCAAGGAACTGCTCACCAAGGCCATGCGCAAGCAGAACCTTCCGCTGCAGCGCCTGATGACCCACGACGCCCTCGCCGCGATCGCCGAGGACTTCAAATACCAGGACATCTCCGGCCTCTACGCAGGGGTGGGCGACGGGCACACCTCCGCCCAGTCGGTGATGGAGCGGCTGGTCGAAAGCCTGGGCGGCAACGACACGCCCGAAGACGACCTGACTGAGGTTTCCATTCCCAGCCAGGTCAGCAAGACACGCTACTCCGACTCCGGCGTCGTGGTCCGCGGCGTCGACGACGTCTGGGTGAAACTGGCGCGGTGCTGCACCCCGGTGCCGCCGGATCCCATCCTGGGCTTTGTCACCCGCGGTTCCGGCGTCTCGGTGCACCGGACGGATTGCACGAACGTGGCGGGCCTGATGGACCAGCCGGACCGGATCGTCGACGTCGAGTGGGCGCCCACGCAGTCCAGCGTATTCCTGGTGGAAATCCAGGTCGAGGCACTGGACCGCAAGTCGCTGCTCTCCGATGTCACCCGGATCCTTTCCGAGAACCACGTCAACATCCTGGCCGCGAGCGTGCATACCTCCACCGACCGGGTAGCGATCTCGAAGTTCGCCTTCGAAATGGGCGATCCGAAATATCTCAGCCACGTCCTCAGCGCGGTCCGCCGCATCGACGGCGTCTTCGACGTGTACCGCACCACCGGCAACCGCCGCCGCAGCTGAGCAGGCCACCGCTAGGCGCGGCTGTAGCTAGGTGCCGCCCGGCGCCGGACCGCCCGGCGCCGGACCGCCCGACCTGAGCCCGTCCGGTGCCGGCCCAGGACCCCGGGCCGCGACTTGGGATCCGCGGGCCTGCGCTGCCTGTAGGATCGCCAGGGTCCCCAAGGCGGACTTCTTGTACGGTACCCGAGGTGACGCTTCCACCGCCCGGACCAGCAGCCGCAGCCGCACGTCCAGCTCCGGTGCCGCCAGCAGCGCCTGCAGCGCCGGGACGGCACGCTCCCGCTCCACATGCAGGGCGATGTCCGCCGCCGTCCGCAGCGGGCTGGAGACCAGAAGCCCGCCCAGGCTGACAACGTCGAAGGGGCCCAGCCTCACCTCATGGAAGCTGCAGCCGCGGGTGGCCCGGAGGCTGGAGATCCGCCGGCTGGCGTCCACCAACAGGGCCAGCCGGTCAGGTTCCGGCGCGCAGCCGTAAATCCAGGCAGCGGTCATCCGGCCCGCCACCACCCGCTGCCGGATAGCCTGCGGAACCATGCCCGCGGCTGCCCGGGCCCGCAGTTGCGCGGTGGCAGCGGTGCCCGGCGGAAGATAGCCCCGCTGGGACAGCCGCGTCAGCACCCCGTCGGACGCCATCGCCTGCAGCTCCGCCCACGAGAACAGCGTTCCGGGGGAGTAAAGCACCGGCGCCGGGACACCCGCGTGCCGCGGGGCAACCGAGGCGTACGGGGCGGCCGGGTGACCGGAGGCGGGGTGGCCGGGCGGGATGACCATTCCGCCATCGTCCCGCCTGCTCCCGGACACGGAACAGGCCCCGTCCCCGTCATGTGGATAACGGGGACGGAGCCTGTTCTCTGGCGGGCCGAACCTGGCGGCGGAACCTAGGAAAGTTCGCTGGCCGAACGCTCGAGCTGCTCCAGCCACGCCTGGCGGGCCTCAAGGGCCTCCCGGGCCGCCTTGATCTTGCGTTCGTCGCCGGCCTTCTCCGCCTTGACCAGGTCTTCCTTCAGCCCGGCGATGGCGGACTCCAACTGCGAGAGGGCGCTGTTGGTGCGCGCCTTCGTCTCGGGGTTGGACCGCTTCCAGTTCTCATCCTCGGCGTGCCGCACGGCGTCCTCGACCTTGCGCAGGCCCGCTTCGATCCGGCCCATGTCCGCGCGGGGCACCTTGCCGGCTTCCTCCCAGCGGTCACGGATGGACTGCAGTGCCTTCTTGGCGGCGGCAAGATCCTTGATCGGGAGCAGTTCGTTGGCTTCTGCCAGCAGGGTTTCCTTCACCACGAGGTTCGCGCCGTACTCCTGGTCAATTTCCTCGTTCGCGGCCTGACGGTTGGTGAAGAACACGTCCTGCGCGGCCCGGAAACGGGCCCACAGGGCGTCGTCATCCTTCCGGCTGGCGCGCGGGGACGCCTTCCACTGGTCCATCAGGCGGCGGTACTCGCCGGCTGCGTAGCCCCACTCGGTCGAGGACGACAGCGCCTCGGCTTCGGCGATGAGTTTCTCCTTGGCCGCCTTGGCAGCTGAGTTGGTGCTGTCCAGCTGGGAGAAGTACGCGCGGCGGTGCCGGTCGAAAACGGTCCGCGCGGCACGGAACCGCTTCCAGAGCGCATCCTCGTTGCCACGGCCGAGCCGGACGCCGCTCTTCTGGGCGGTCTTCCAGCTCTCGAAAAGCTCGTTCATCCGCGCGCTGGAGGTCTTCCACTGGATCTGGGCCGGATCGTGCCCGGCGATCTCCTCGGCCTCCGCCACGATCGCCTCGCGGGCTGCCAGCTCGGCGGCACGGACGGCGTCGTGCTCGGCCTTCTCAGTTTTTTCCAGGTCAGTGATCTGGCCGGACAGCGTGTCCAGGCGGCCCTCGGCGGCCCGGAGGTCGCCGACCATGTTGCGCCCCGCCAGCTGTTCGCGCAGGTGGGTCACGGTCTTCTGCATGTCAGCCGCGGGCGCCTTGGAAGCCACCCGCTGCTCAAGCAGGACGATCTGGGCCACGACGTCGTCGTACTTGCGGGCAAAGTAGCCCAGCGCCTCGTCATCGCTGACGCCGGGGTATTGCCCGACGACGTGCTCCTCGCCATCAATGGTCAGGAAAACGTGGCCGTCGCCTTCCACCCGGCCCCAGCGGGCGGCCTCTGCGAGCGAACTGGCGCTGGACGCCGGGACGGCTGCCGGCGCGGCGACGGACGGCGTCGCCTTTGGCCGGGCCGCAAAAGCAGCCGGCGAGGGAGCCGGGCGGGGCGCTGGGGCCGGGGCAGGAGCGGGCGCTGCAGTCTCCGGAACGGCAGGCGCCCCAGCGGGCTCGGCGGCCGGCGCCTCAGCGGAAGCCTCAGCAGCCTCGGCGGCCGGCGCCTCAGCGGGCGCTGCGGCCTGCTCTTCGGCCTGCGCCGGAGCGCCGGAGGCCGGGCTGGTTTCGTTGGCCGCCCCGGTCACCGCACCCTCGGCGTCGGTCGGGTTGGCAGCTGCTGCCACTGTTTCGTCGGATTTCTGACTGTCTGTCACCGCTAGAAGTCTTTCGCTTGGAGGGAAATACCGGCACCGCGGCCGCGAGGGCCCCGGCTGGTTACTTCAGAGAGAACGAGTCTATCGTGACTGGTTCCACCGGTGCGCCGTCGGTGGGGCTGTCGCCCGGTTTCACTCCGGCCGCCGCGACGTTGCGGACGACGTCGAGTCCGGAGGTCACCTTGCCCACCACGGTGTAACCGCCGGCGGCGTCGGCCGGGATCACAGTGTCTTTGTAGACGATGAAGAACTGCGTCCCGTTGCCGTAGGCGTTGCCGCCGGTCCGGGCCACAGCGATCGTGCCGGCCGGGTACGTGTTGTCCGCGGGGGTATTCTCCAGCGGACCCCAGGTGTACGCCGAGTCGCTGCTGCCGTCGCCGGCCTTGGAACCGCACTGCAGGACGCCGAACGAATCGGCAATGGTCAGCCGGTGGCAGCTGAGCCCCTTGTAGAAGCCCTGGTCTGTGAGCGACTTGAACACCGCTGCCGCCTGGGGGGCTTTGCTGCCGTCCAGTTCGACGCCGAGAGTGCCGAGGTTAAGGACCAGCTCACCTGTGAAGGTCTTGCCGGCGGCCGTCTCGGGCTTAGGAATGTTCTCGCCGTTGCTGGCGCCCGGTGACGGTGTGGCGGACGCCGACGGGCTGCTCAACCCGGCCTCGGCTGCCTTGAACTCATCCTCCGTCGGATTGCTCGCGAAGACGGTCAGCTGCAGTACGACGGCGAGGACCAGGGCAGCAGCCCCCGCGGCGGCGGCCAGGATGTTGTCGCGCTTGCGGCGTTTGTCCTGTTCCCGGCGCAGCTCGCGCTTTGCCTCCATCTGCTGGACGCGCCGCTTGGCTTCGCGGGCGCTCCGTGAACTGGCCGCCAAAGGTCCTCCTGGGTGTAGGGCCGCACGCGGGCCGCACCTAAGGCGCCGATCCGGGTGCAGCGCGCAAGCTGCCGGCAGCACTGCCTCCGCGGCCGCATTAGAGATGCACGCGCCGAAAGCATAAACTGACTGCCGCACACAGTTTATGCACGACTGGCCGGTCCGCGCGGAACGCCGCGTCCGAGGGACCCGCCGTCGTTATCTGAGGAGAAAATTCCACCATGGCACGCACCGCCTCCCTGTCCGGATTCCCCGAGTGGCTTCCCGAGGAGCGGCTGGTGGAGCTGCATGTGCTGGACACCCTGCGGCGGACCTTTGAACTGCACGGCTTTTCCTCGATCGAGACCCGGGCAGTGGAGACGGTGGGTCAGCTGCTGCGCAAGGGTGAGATCGACAAAGAGGTGTACGGCCTGAGCCGGCTCCAGGACGACGAGGCTGAGGGCGCAACGGGCACGGCCGCTTCACACAAGGGCGACCCGCACGCCCTGGCCCTGCACTTCGACCTCACCGTGCCGTTCGCCCGGTATGTGGTGGAGAACGCCGGCTACCTGGCGTTCCCGTTCCGCCGCTACCAGATCCAGAAGGTCTGGCGCGGCGAGCGTCCGCAGGAGGGCCGCGCCCGCGAGTTCACCCAGGCGGACATCGACATCGTCGGCGACGGCGAACTGCCGTTCCGCTACGACGTCGAGATCGCGCTGGTCATCGCCGAGGCCCTGGGTGCCCTGCCGATCCCGGACTTCCTGCTTCGGATCAACAACCGCAAGCTCGCCGAGGGCTTCTATAACGGCATTGGCCTGACGGACACCGCAGGGGTGCTGCGCAGCATCGACAAGCTCGAGAAGATCGGCCCGGCCAGGGTCGCCGAGCTGCTGCAGACCGAACTCGGCGCAACCGAGGAGCAGGCGCAGGCCGCCCTTAAGCTCGCCGGGATACGCACTCAGGACACCTCGTTTGTCCAGCAGGTCCGGGCGCTTGGGGTCAGCAACGAACTGCTCGAGGAGGGCCTGAACGAGCTGGAGCAGGTCATCGCCGCCGCCGTGCAGCGCGCTCCGGGCAAGGTGGTCGCCGACCTCAGCATCGCCCGCGGCCTGGACTACTACACCGGCACCGTGGTGGAGACCGTCCTGGTCGGCCACGAGCAGCTCGGTTCGATCTGCTCGGGCGGCCGCTACGACGCCCTCGCCAGCAAGGGCAACCGCAAGTTCCCCGGCGTCGGCCTCTCGATCGGCGTGACCCGGCTGGTCTCCCGGATCCTCAGCCAGGACCTCGCCAAAGCCTCCCGCACCGTGCCCACCGCGGTACTCGTGGCGTTGAACAATGACGGGAGCTGGGGCGCGGCGCAGGACATTGCCGCCCAACTGCGCTCCCGCGGCATCGCCACCGAAGTGGCGGCTAAGGCGGAGAAGTTCGGCAAGCAGATCAAGTTCGCTGACCGCCGCGGCATTCCGTTTGTCTGGTTCACCGACGACGACGGCAAGCACCAGGTCAAGGACATCCGAACCGGTGAACAGGTCGACGCCGACCCCGCCGCGTGGACGCCGGCCGAAGAGGACCTGCAGGTCCGCGTCGTCCGCGCCTAAGCGCTGAAGCCGGCCGCAGGTGCGGTGCCGGCCAGGCGCGAGGCCGGCCAAACGCCGTGGGTCAGCTGGCCGCGGGCCCCGCAGCCCGGGTTTTGCGCCGGCGCAGCACCAGGAAGCGGCCCGCGATCCCGGCGGCGAGGACTGCCGCCATGCCCAGCGCCGAGGCCGGCGGCAGGGTGAGCGCCAGCACCACGCAGCCGGCAAAACCGAGGACATTGAGCCAGCGGGGCGCGTGCCAGGGCCGGTCGGTGAGCGTGAAGGCGGCGGCATTGGCCACCGCGTAGTACACCAGCACCCCGAAACTGGAAAAGCCCACCACGGTCAGCACGTTCGTGGTCAGCAGCAGCACAATCACGGCGGCCGCGACCGCCAGTTCGGCCACGAACGGCACCGTGTGGCCGCCGCCCACCCGGGCCAGCGGTGCGGGCAGGTCCCTTTCCCGTGCCATCGCCATCGTGGTCCTGCCCACCCCGGTGATCAGCGCCAGCAGCGCGCCCAGGCAGGCGGCGGCCGATCCCGCCTGGACCAGGGGCGTGCCGGCGCTGAGCGCGGAACTGGCCACGGCGTCCAGCAGCGGCGCGGCGGAGCCGGCCAGCTGTGCGGCCGGCAGGTGCCACTGCAGCAGCAGTGCGAGCCCCAGGTAGATGACGAAGGCGGCGGCGAGGGCGGCCAGGATGGCCTTGGGAATGGTGGTGGCCGGATCCTTGACCTCTTCGCCGAGGGTCGCGATCCGGGCGTAACCGGCGAAGGCAAAGAACATCAGCCCCGCGGCGGGCAGCACCCCCCAGGCGTAACCGCCGTCGGCCGCGGCGCTCCAGCCCGCACCGCCCCCCGCCGGGTGCGGGCCGGTGAGCGCCGCCACCGCAACAAAACCC contains:
- a CDS encoding DUF349 domain-containing protein, which encodes MTDSQKSDETVAAAANPTDAEGAVTGAANETSPASGAPAQAEEQAAAPAEAPAAEAAEASAEAPAAEPAGAPAVPETAAPAPAPAPAPRPAPSPAAFAARPKATPSVAAPAAVPASSASSLAEAARWGRVEGDGHVFLTIDGEEHVVGQYPGVSDDEALGYFARKYDDVVAQIVLLEQRVASKAPAADMQKTVTHLREQLAGRNMVGDLRAAEGRLDTLSGQITDLEKTEKAEHDAVRAAELAAREAIVAEAEEIAGHDPAQIQWKTSSARMNELFESWKTAQKSGVRLGRGNEDALWKRFRAARTVFDRHRRAYFSQLDSTNSAAKAAKEKLIAEAEALSSSTEWGYAAGEYRRLMDQWKASPRASRKDDDALWARFRAAQDVFFTNRQAANEEIDQEYGANLVVKETLLAEANELLPIKDLAAAKKALQSIRDRWEEAGKVPRADMGRIEAGLRKVEDAVRHAEDENWKRSNPETKARTNSALSQLESAIAGLKEDLVKAEKAGDERKIKAAREALEARQAWLEQLERSASELS
- a CDS encoding peptidylprolyl isomerase, producing the protein MAASSRSAREAKRRVQQMEAKRELRREQDKRRKRDNILAAAAGAAALVLAVVLQLTVFASNPTEDEFKAAEAGLSSPSASATPSPGASNGENIPKPETAAGKTFTGELVLNLGTLGVELDGSKAPQAAAVFKSLTDQGFYKGLSCHRLTIADSFGVLQCGSKAGDGSSDSAYTWGPLENTPADNTYPAGTIAVARTGGNAYGNGTQFFIVYKDTVIPADAAGGYTVVGKVTSGLDVVRNVAAAGVKPGDSPTDGAPVEPVTIDSFSLK
- the hisS gene encoding histidine--tRNA ligase, producing the protein MARTASLSGFPEWLPEERLVELHVLDTLRRTFELHGFSSIETRAVETVGQLLRKGEIDKEVYGLSRLQDDEAEGATGTAASHKGDPHALALHFDLTVPFARYVVENAGYLAFPFRRYQIQKVWRGERPQEGRAREFTQADIDIVGDGELPFRYDVEIALVIAEALGALPIPDFLLRINNRKLAEGFYNGIGLTDTAGVLRSIDKLEKIGPARVAELLQTELGATEEQAQAALKLAGIRTQDTSFVQQVRALGVSNELLEEGLNELEQVIAAAVQRAPGKVVADLSIARGLDYYTGTVVETVLVGHEQLGSICSGGRYDALASKGNRKFPGVGLSIGVTRLVSRILSQDLAKASRTVPTAVLVALNNDGSWGAAQDIAAQLRSRGIATEVAAKAEKFGKQIKFADRRGIPFVWFTDDDGKHQVKDIRTGEQVDADPAAWTPAEEDLQVRVVRA
- a CDS encoding APC family permease gives rise to the protein MPSPTPEPARLQRRLGVVDSTAIGLGSMLGAGVFVVFSPAAALAGPLLAVAVAVAGVVAYCNAVASAQLAAKYPASGGTYVYGRRQLGEWPGFIAGWGFVTGKTASCAAMALTFGHYLAPGFATPLAVAAVVVLTGVNLLGITRTAQLTRILLAVVLATLGFVAVAALTGPHPAGGGAGWSAAADGGYAWGVLPAAGLMFFAFAGYARIATLGEEVKDPATTIPKAILAALAAAFVIYLGLALLLQWHLPAAQLAGSAAPLLDAVASSALSAGTPLVQAGSAAACLGALLALITGVGRTTMAMARERDLPAPLARVGGGHTVPFVAELAVAAAVIVLLLTTNVLTVVGFSSFGVLVYYAVANAAAFTLTDRPWHAPRWLNVLGFAGCVVLALTLPPASALGMAAVLAAGIAGRFLVLRRRKTRAAGPAAS